TCCAGTTCTTAGGATCTCCTTGTTGGATCTCTTTCTCCGCCTTTGTATAGGTATAACGCTCGTCTACCTTGATCACCGACTTATAGAATTTTGCATGGAAGATGTTTCCGCTCCAATCCGCTTCCATTTCGACAGTGAACGCCAAACGATTCTTTTGAGCCACGAGGCTACAAAGATTTTCAGATAACTCAGGCGGCAGCATCGGGACAACTCTACTGCCCAAGTAAACGGAAGTAGCTCTTCCGTATGCTTCGACATCCAGATCCGAGCCAGGTCTCACATAATGAGACACATCAGCGATATGCACATAGAAGCGGATCTTCTTTCCTTCATCGATAAAAGAGATCGCGTCATCAAAGTCCTTAGAATATTCTCCGTCTATGGTAATTGATTTGAGTTCTCTCAGATCTACTCGAGAACCCCAATTGTTCACATTGGATTCTTCAACCTCGTCAGGAAGCTCTTCTAGTTTTACTTCTTCAGGATAAAGAATATTATAATTGTATTTCATTAGCATTCTCATCAGATCCGTATCTTCTTTTGTATCCGATTCGAATCGAACGAAATGTGCTTCGTATAGATTTCTCTCCTGATCAGAATCCTCTTTCAGAGTGACTACTATGATATCGCCGATGGAAATCTCGTCTTGCAGATCCTGTAACAAGCTTTTGCGGGGAAGAAACCCTTCTTTATGATCTCCATCCATATCCAAGAAGGAACCGATGATGAATTTGAAACCCTTCTCGATGACTTTCATTCTATAGAGTTCTCTTCCTCTTCGAATGATAGAGACCACTTCTCCTTCTAATTTTCCTTTGCGACCAATGCCTGTAGGAAGAATTTCTACCAAGTCACCTTGTATCGCAGAAGAAGTGTATTGGCTCGGTATAAATACTTCGGTCCCTGTAGTAAGCTTTGCAAAGCCGTCCCCTTTTTTGCTCAGGGAAATGGTTCCTTGCAGGGTTTGGCTTTCACAAACTATGATATTCTTTCTTTGTATCTCGACTAAACCTTCTTTTTCAAAAAAGGTTAAGATCTCTTCCGCAGAACGTTTTTGTTCCTGAGCTTCCCATCTTTCTCTTCGATATCCTTTTTTCTGTCCTGCATGAGCGATAAACTTTGAATAGACTTCCTGCAAAGAAAGAACCTTGCCCGCTTTTGCTCTAAAGAATTTGAGAAGCTTGCGGCCCGGTTCATTCTCTCTTTCCCAATCTTGACCTCCAAATCTTCTATTTGAAAATTTAGAATGGTGACTTGGAACATGAGATTCTTTGTCTTTTCGAAAAGGTTTTTCTAACTTTTTAGAAAATGGTTCCTTAGCAAATTTCGGAGATGGATTTTCTTTTCTTTTCGGCTCTGGCAAAACTTCAACAGGAGCGACCTTTGTTTTTTGAACAGGCTTTTGTTTCTTCTCTTTTGGAGAAGGGGACGCACTCGCAGTTCTTTCTTCTGTAGAAAGGATCTCGAATTTCTTAGACTTGGAGGCTTTATGATCCTTCTTCTTTTTGGAAGAATGATCTTTCTTAAGTGTAGTTTCCGTTTTTGGTGATGTAGTTTTTTTCTTTTTAGTTACCGATATAGCGGTTTTCTTTTTTTCTTTCATGTATAGTATACCTTGGGTTTATCATCCGCGTATGTTCCACGGAGATAATTGGGAACCAGTAGCTCATAAGAATAATCAGCCTGGTTCGAAAGCGCCTTCGTCAATTCATTCGCTTTTTCTAATAGAATTGCCATCGGAGAAGGAAGAGTTTCCTTCATGTTTTGGCCTGGATACAATTCCGGAGAATCGGTAAATTTCAATCCTGTAATATAAGATCCTAATCTATCTTCAGGAAGCTTTTCTGCGATGAGATCCGGGGGAATATCTAGCGTACCACAATACCCTCTTTGGTCTCTCAGTCCGAAATATATTTTAGATTGCTTCGCTTCTATAGAAACGGAAATTGCCGTCTCGATCTCCAAATAGTAGTGTGCGGTATAGATCTCTAGACTATCGAATCCGATTGCAGGAATATTCCAGATCTGAGCAAGATTACGAGCAGTCGCAACAGAGATCCGTATCCCAGTAAAAGATCCGGGACCTAAGGCAGTTACAATTAGATCCGGTTTCTCCCAATTTGCTTTTTGCAGACAATTGCGTATCTCAGTAATAAGAACGGTAGAAGATTCCCTATTATGCAACTCTTCATATTTAGAGAGAACTGTGATCTTGCCTTCCTCATCTCTGGAATAACATCCGATCAGGATCCAAGTATTTGTGGCGTCTAAGAATAAGATTTTATTCATATAGATTTCTCCGAAGAGGACAAAAACTCGGAAGATAAATCGAGATCATTCCATTCGGAGCCAAGAAGTTCCATTTCCATATTTCTGGTTTCTTCGTCCGCTTCTTCAAGGGAAATTCGTATCAAAAATTTATAGTTCTTTAGCTCCGACTCAGCCTTTTCCCACCATTCGATGAGACAGACGCCGCGTCTTCCCCAGTATTCTTCAAAACCAAGATCGGATATCTCTTCTGCAGAACCTAAACGATATAGATCAAAATGATAAACGGTCAAAAATTCTCCGGAAGAATTTCGGATCTCCGGAAAAGGATATTCGTTCATCAATGTATATGTGGGAGAATTCACGAACAAGGACGAACGATCCGTTTTATCTTTTAGAAAATCGAGTAGTGAATTCACGAATCGTGAGGAGAAGGTAGTCTTTCCAGAACCCATTTTTCCTGAAAGAAGAAGGATCGGAAATTTTCCTCGATTCCAAAGCTGTCCAGCGAGTCGGGAGATGCTTCGGGCGGGAATTTCAAGTTTTTCTAATGTGAGATTCTGAAATTGCTTCCGCATTCCGCCTTCTAAAATAGCTCTAGTACTCTGTCCTTAGGAAACCTATATATGGAATTACAAAATTCGCAAGTGACCTCTATCTGTCCTTGCTCCTCTGCGATATCCATTGCCTCTTCTTTTCCTAAGTTTAGAATCAGTTCCTTGATCTTCTCTTCGGAACAATCGCATCTGTATTCTGGTCTGCCTTCTTCGAGGATCTCAAGCTTTGTATTCCAAATACCTTTTAATTCTTCTAATGCGTTTGAAACATTTTGATCGAATATCTGATTCTTCTTTGCTTCGACAGCCCCGGCCCATTCTCTAACTGCATCAATATGTTCCTGCTTGGCTTCCGGTAACGCTTGGAGTAAGATTCCTTTTACCTTCCAATGCAGACCTTCCAACTTTACATAAGCGATAAGGAAAGAAGGTATCTGCTCCGAATCTCTCAGATAATTTTCAATATTCTCTTCGAAACTTAGATTTCTAAAAGGGACGATGGATTGATAAATACATTCTCCGTCTTTCCAACGAAAGACTTTTAATATGCCTAGATTCTCTTCTGAGATCTGGCCTGATTCGACATCTTCTTCTGGACGGTGTCTGAGAGTTGCCTTCATTCTTCCGTTTCTCGTGCTGTATGCGAGTACGGAATGAATTTCTGAATCGTCGTAGAAACGGATTTGAACACTTAACTTTGTTTCTTCCTTCACTAAGTCAGCTAAGAAGAAGGCAGACAGCATTGTCCTTGCAAGAAGCTCAGTACCTGTGTCATCGAAATCATGCAAGTTAGACGCAGCAGTCACTGCATAAGAAATTTCTGCACTGGAGAAACGAAAATGAACATCGGGAAGGATCCCATAATAATACGTATCTTGGTTTTGCATGAAAGCTTAGGCTTCCCGACCTTTGTAGGATGAGTTCCTATCTATTCTCTCCGAATCGTATCGAAAAGACAGTATTTTTTCCCGAATTCAATCGTATTTCCCGGTTTTCTTTCTGGAAAGATCGCCCGCTTCATGAAAGATCGTCCTACTTTATTTCTTAGAGAGGGCCCGATGATTTTCGGAGCGGATTATTATCCCGAACAATGGACTTCCAAAGATTGGGAAGAAGACATTCGTATCATGAAAGACATGGGTTTGACTCGAGTTCGCTTAGCCGAATTCTCTTGGGCTCTTGTAGAACCGAAGGAAGGTAATTTCAATTTTTCCTTTTGGCAGAAAATTCTAGACTTAGTCCACAAACACAAAATGGATGCGATCCTAGGAACTCCTACTGCAACCTTTCCTCCTTGGTTAGCAAAGAAGTATCCGGATATTCTTCAAGTACGAGACGGAGTTCTTAGAGGTATAGGAACTAGACGCCAAGCATGTTTCTCTTCTTCCAATTATAGAAAGGCAGTCATTAAAGTAGTGACCAAGATGGCCCAAGCTTTAGGCAAACATCCTGCAGTGATCGGATGGCAAGTTGACAATGAGATAGGTCATGAAGGTTCCGATATAGATCATTCGGATACTTCTCTGAAAGCATTTCGTGTTTGGTTAAAGAACAAGTACAAGACAGTTCAAAATCTAAACGAGACTTGGGGAAATGTTTTCTGGGGAGTGATCTTTAACGATTGGAACGAGATTCCTATCCCTGGCCTTCACGTGAGTGCGGGATACAATCCTTCGATGATCCAGGACTTTTATAGATTTCATTCGGATACTGTTGTGGATTTCGTGAAACTGCAGGCCGAGATCCTTCGTAAACATTCTCCTGGAAGAAAATTGACCACAAATTTGTATCCGAGCCCTTTTCTTCCGGTAATCGATATGTCTGAGTTGTTTACTCATTTAGACTACGTGTCTTGGGATAATTATCCGACTTGGGGAGACCAGGCAGAGCCTTTTCCTCATCCATTTATTTCGGCAATGCATCAGTACAATCGCGGCTTAAAGAATCAGTCTTTCACGGTAATGGAACAGATCTCAGGTTTTCAAGGCCATGATCTTCTAGGTTATCTTCCCGCGCCCGGACAGATCAAACTTTGGATGAAGCAAGCAATTGTTCAAGGCTCCGATCAGATCGTATTCTTCAGATATAGAACTGCAAGGTATGGACAAGAACAGCTTTGCTATGGAATCCTAGATCATGACAAGGCTCTTACTGAAAGATATTTTGAGCTGCAAAAAGGAATCTCTGAAATTCTTCCTCATGCGCAAGACTTTGCTTCGGAACAATTTCCCGCAGATGTAGCGATTCTTCACGACATAGAGAATTCTCGTAATTTCAAACACCAGCCAGTTTCTTCAGGTCTGAAGTACAATCCCGTTCCATTCGCACAAGTCGGCTATGATATTGAAATGGCTACTTGGTTTTCAGGAATGAATATACTGAATGTCAATACTCATTTCTCTCCGATCTCAAAGACGGACTTTAGTAAGTACGAAGTCATCGTCCTTCCCCTCTATTCTATGATCGATGATAAGATCGTTCAAAGCTTGAAAGAGTTTGTAGAGAAAGGAGGAACGTTAGTCCTAGGTTATCGGGCCGGCGCAAAGGATAAAAACTCTTGGATGTTGGATTCTCAGATCCCAGGTCCCTTCTCCGAAATGGCTGGGGTAAGGGTACGTAAATTCGAAGCAGTTTCCAATAGAGAAGTCAAGTTTAGGTTTAGGGTCTTACCCGGAACTTGTTCCAAGATTTGTGAGATATTAGAGCCTACAACAGCCAAGGTTTGGGCCAGATATACAGATAAAAATAAATTCTATAAGGGAAAACCAGTAATCACCTGCAATAAATTCGGAAAAGGTTTTGTCGTATACATAGGGTCTAGTTTAAGCCCTGTCTCTCTCATGCTTTTATATAGGAGAGTGCTAAGGTTAGCCGACATACCGTTCCGGTTTTACGGACCGAATGTAGAAAAGACCTTTCGGAAAGGAAAAACCAAGGACTACGAGATCTATATCAATCATTCTAGAAAAATGAGTCTGGCCGGATTCAAGATACTGAAGCCTTTCGAAGTTAGGATCTTACCCAAAACAAAAAATGAAGCTTAATGAAATAAAAGAATTAAATAAGCTTTTACTAACCGCAACCAAAGGGAAGAACGAACCGGTATCCTTATATGTGGATAATCTTCATACGTCTTTCTTGGAATTCGAGGAAACTTATATTCTTCCTTCTACGTCCGTTTTCGAGATAGAGTTCCATGCGGCTGAGTCATTCTTAAAATCACTTTTACATTTAGCTCCTGAGTTAGTTGCAAATTGTCTAGTACTGCCTGAGCCTCGGCCCAAGAGAGACATAGATCGTCTTTTTCTAATAAAGCCTTTTTATACGGAAGGAGAGATGTTTAGAGAGAATTCTCCCGACATCTGGAAGGATAAACTTCCTCCCTACGCAGTGGTGACCAGTTTTCATCTCATGCATCTGGGCGGCGCAAACAAAGAGGAGATCTTTCAACCTGCGGCCCAAGGAAAGACAATGTCCGTGCATACAAAGCGGGTGTATTTCTCCGTTCGAGTAGTGCCCTTGGACTCTCTTACCGTACATGAAGGCGCAGTGATCGATTTCAGTCCTAAGAAATACCAAGAGTCGGACTTTATGGTGCAGATCTCCAGAGATGCGAATGAAGGGGTAAGACACACTTATTCGGAGATCTTTGACGAGGTGGATTATTCCAAGCAGGTCGGTATCATTCACGAAACTATAGGGATTACCTCGGCAGATTGGACCCTAGGGAAAATTTTCGCTCCGATAGCAGTAGAATATCTTACTTTAACGGCCCGCTTCTTGGATGCCTCCGTCGAGACCATAGCAAAGGATTTTATTTCGTTTCACCAAGTTGTTGATCTTTTGTTAAGACCGGACAGCATGACCTTAGAAGAATCGGCCCGAAACTTCTTCTTTGCTTGGCTTCGATCTCATAAGGCGGAAAGGATCATTTCTCCGTCCGGAAACATGGCTTGGAAGATATTGCGGGAGGAAAGGACATAAGACCCGGATATGGAATCGTTAGCCCCACCCATTGACTTCCCGCTTGAAGAAGTGAAAAAGCGAGTCAAGTCCGTACAATCAGTATCCGGACTCATTTTAGAATCCGCAAGAAAACTCCAAAAAGAGATCCGAGTCTTCGGAATCGTTAGCGACTCCGAAGAGAAAGACAGAATTACCAAGGCCGACGAGCTGATGGGAAAATTCCTGATCGATTTCATCCGCCAAAACTTTCCGAACGATTCAATTATTTCTGAAGACTATTTTCGTTATGAAGGAAGCAATTCCTTCCGTTGGGTTTTGGACCCGATCGACGGATCCATGAACTTCGTGAGAGGAATCCCTCTCTATTGCGTTTCCGTAGGTCTTGAACACAGAGAGACTCCTGTTGCAGGAGTTGTTTTCGCGCCGGAGCTCGACACACGTTATTCGGCCATTCTTAGCCAAGGCGCATTCAAGAACGGACTTAGGATAGATGTTTCTAATACGGATGCCCTGGCTCGATCCCTTCTCGTATCCAGTTTTCCAACAAACAGAAAAGAAATATTAAACGAAGTAATCTCTGATATTACCGCGTTCATCAGTTGTGGACGTTCCATGAGAAGGACTGGCTCCTTTGTTCTGGATACTTGCTGGGTTGCAGAAGGTGTATTAGATGGAATCTGGGAGAAGGGTGTAAAACTCTGGGACACCGTTGCAAGTTCTGTTATTCTCACAGAAGCTGGGGGAAAGCTGACTGACTTCCAAGGAAAACATTTCCTTTCTGGTCAGGCCGAAGTGGTTGCCTCTAACGGAAAGATCCACAAACAGATCATAGAT
Above is a window of Leptospira semungkisensis DNA encoding:
- the tsaB gene encoding tRNA (adenosine(37)-N6)-threonylcarbamoyltransferase complex dimerization subunit type 1 TsaB, with the translated sequence MNKILFLDATNTWILIGCYSRDEEGKITVLSKYEELHNRESSTVLITEIRNCLQKANWEKPDLIVTALGPGSFTGIRISVATARNLAQIWNIPAIGFDSLEIYTAHYYLEIETAISVSIEAKQSKIYFGLRDQRGYCGTLDIPPDLIAEKLPEDRLGSYITGLKFTDSPELYPGQNMKETLPSPMAILLEKANELTKALSNQADYSYELLVPNYLRGTYADDKPKVYYT
- a CDS encoding LIC_10030 family protein; the protein is MKLNEIKELNKLLLTATKGKNEPVSLYVDNLHTSFLEFEETYILPSTSVFEIEFHAAESFLKSLLHLAPELVANCLVLPEPRPKRDIDRLFLIKPFYTEGEMFRENSPDIWKDKLPPYAVVTSFHLMHLGGANKEEIFQPAAQGKTMSVHTKRVYFSVRVVPLDSLTVHEGAVIDFSPKKYQESDFMVQISRDANEGVRHTYSEIFDEVDYSKQVGIIHETIGITSADWTLGKIFAPIAVEYLTLTARFLDASVETIAKDFISFHQVVDLLLRPDSMTLEESARNFFFAWLRSHKAERIISPSGNMAWKILREERT
- a CDS encoding inositol monophosphatase family protein translates to MESLAPPIDFPLEEVKKRVKSVQSVSGLILESARKLQKEIRVFGIVSDSEEKDRITKADELMGKFLIDFIRQNFPNDSIISEDYFRYEGSNSFRWVLDPIDGSMNFVRGIPLYCVSVGLEHRETPVAGVVFAPELDTRYSAILSQGAFKNGLRIDVSNTDALARSLLVSSFPTNRKEILNEVISDITAFISCGRSMRRTGSFVLDTCWVAEGVLDGIWEKGVKLWDTVASSVILTEAGGKLTDFQGKHFLSGQAEVVASNGKIHKQIIDILRNVRLSIGRN
- a CDS encoding ribonuclease R family protein, with amino-acid sequence MKEKKKTAISVTKKKKTTSPKTETTLKKDHSSKKKKDHKASKSKKFEILSTEERTASASPSPKEKKQKPVQKTKVAPVEVLPEPKRKENPSPKFAKEPFSKKLEKPFRKDKESHVPSHHSKFSNRRFGGQDWERENEPGRKLLKFFRAKAGKVLSLQEVYSKFIAHAGQKKGYRRERWEAQEQKRSAEEILTFFEKEGLVEIQRKNIIVCESQTLQGTISLSKKGDGFAKLTTGTEVFIPSQYTSSAIQGDLVEILPTGIGRKGKLEGEVVSIIRRGRELYRMKVIEKGFKFIIGSFLDMDGDHKEGFLPRKSLLQDLQDEISIGDIIVVTLKEDSDQERNLYEAHFVRFESDTKEDTDLMRMLMKYNYNILYPEEVKLEELPDEVEESNVNNWGSRVDLRELKSITIDGEYSKDFDDAISFIDEGKKIRFYVHIADVSHYVRPGSDLDVEAYGRATSVYLGSRVVPMLPPELSENLCSLVAQKNRLAFTVEMEADWSGNIFHAKFYKSVIKVDERYTYTKAEKEIQQGDPKNWIFQMMKFANILRKRRLDSGRVDLNLKETKVVTDSEHNVIEIKPVDRLQAHILIEEFMLSANIKVAEFIRKKERPTLYRVHEPMDIEKLEMLNSFLRLNGVNTQLHDTSYESIRSVLRVLEGSPSERLFNISLLRSFMQAYYSGEQLGHWGLGFKDYCHFTSPIRRYPDLVCHRVLESILLSEENPYDVEDIKVMGLHTSHEERKATDAERDYYKLKACRFLEKTGLKEFTATLVGFRSAFAFVELNNPPVEAVIPAIEFTDEGELQAETDFSFYSKKYTKQYSLGETFEVELDRIDFEEIKIYVKMKKFQKKG
- a CDS encoding Hsp33 family molecular chaperone HslO, translating into MQNQDTYYYGILPDVHFRFSSAEISYAVTAASNLHDFDDTGTELLARTMLSAFFLADLVKEETKLSVQIRFYDDSEIHSVLAYSTRNGRMKATLRHRPEEDVESGQISEENLGILKVFRWKDGECIYQSIVPFRNLSFEENIENYLRDSEQIPSFLIAYVKLEGLHWKVKGILLQALPEAKQEHIDAVREWAGAVEAKKNQIFDQNVSNALEELKGIWNTKLEILEEGRPEYRCDCSEEKIKELILNLGKEEAMDIAEEQGQIEVTCEFCNSIYRFPKDRVLELF
- a CDS encoding beta-galactosidase, which produces MIFGADYYPEQWTSKDWEEDIRIMKDMGLTRVRLAEFSWALVEPKEGNFNFSFWQKILDLVHKHKMDAILGTPTATFPPWLAKKYPDILQVRDGVLRGIGTRRQACFSSSNYRKAVIKVVTKMAQALGKHPAVIGWQVDNEIGHEGSDIDHSDTSLKAFRVWLKNKYKTVQNLNETWGNVFWGVIFNDWNEIPIPGLHVSAGYNPSMIQDFYRFHSDTVVDFVKLQAEILRKHSPGRKLTTNLYPSPFLPVIDMSELFTHLDYVSWDNYPTWGDQAEPFPHPFISAMHQYNRGLKNQSFTVMEQISGFQGHDLLGYLPAPGQIKLWMKQAIVQGSDQIVFFRYRTARYGQEQLCYGILDHDKALTERYFELQKGISEILPHAQDFASEQFPADVAILHDIENSRNFKHQPVSSGLKYNPVPFAQVGYDIEMATWFSGMNILNVNTHFSPISKTDFSKYEVIVLPLYSMIDDKIVQSLKEFVEKGGTLVLGYRAGAKDKNSWMLDSQIPGPFSEMAGVRVRKFEAVSNREVKFRFRVLPGTCSKICEILEPTTAKVWARYTDKNKFYKGKPVITCNKFGKGFVVYIGSSLSPVSLMLLYRRVLRLADIPFRFYGPNVEKTFRKGKTKDYEIYINHSRKMSLAGFKILKPFEVRILPKTKNEA
- the tsaE gene encoding tRNA (adenosine(37)-N6)-threonylcarbamoyltransferase complex ATPase subunit type 1 TsaE, which codes for MRKQFQNLTLEKLEIPARSISRLAGQLWNRGKFPILLLSGKMGSGKTTFSSRFVNSLLDFLKDKTDRSSLFVNSPTYTLMNEYPFPEIRNSSGEFLTVYHFDLYRLGSAEEISDLGFEEYWGRRGVCLIEWWEKAESELKNYKFLIRISLEEADEETRNMEMELLGSEWNDLDLSSEFLSSSEKSI